In the Pseudomonas sp. ADAK2 genome, one interval contains:
- a CDS encoding excinuclease, with protein sequence MHFKKLATAATLLICALPAISQARDTAVYLPFDKAVAEATRTGKIDGSVKFYLAGNNPAGTVTVLTAGSVTNKKTNAFNKSDTVACEWVAQSAIISLHQAAKSAGANAVTNIVSFYKSNERKDAKNYECHAGAIMAGVALKGDLAKVQ encoded by the coding sequence ATGCACTTCAAGAAACTCGCTACCGCCGCCACCCTGCTGATCTGCGCCCTGCCGGCCATCAGCCAGGCCCGTGACACCGCCGTGTACCTGCCCTTCGACAAAGCCGTCGCCGAAGCCACCCGCACCGGCAAAATCGATGGCAGCGTGAAGTTCTACCTGGCGGGCAACAACCCGGCCGGCACCGTCACCGTCCTCACTGCAGGCTCGGTGACCAACAAGAAAACCAACGCCTTCAACAAGTCCGACACAGTGGCCTGCGAATGGGTCGCGCAATCGGCCATCATCAGCCTGCACCAGGCGGCCAAAAGCGCCGGCGCCAATGCCGTGACCAACATTGTGAGTTTCTATAAGAGCAATGAGCGTAAAGACGCCAAGAACTATGAATGCCACGCCGGGGCGATCATGGCGGGTGTTGCGTTGAAAGGGGATTTGGCGAAGGTTCAGTAA
- a CDS encoding beta-ketoacyl-ACP synthase: MKRVVVTGMAGITSLGSDWDTIAGNFAANRSGIRRMDEWDRFTELNTRLAGPIDDFKVPSHWTRKQLRSMGRVSRLAVGAAEQALADAGLLGDESIKDGRMGVACGSSTGSTDEIKAFGNMLLNSVAEGLNANSYVRMMPHTTAANISIFFGLTGRLIPTSSACTSGSQGIGYAYESIKFGRLPLMLAGGAEELCPTEAMVFDALYATSLKNDAPQTSPRPYDKGRDGLVIGEGGGMLVLEELEHALARGAHIHAELVGFGSNADGQHTTRPEQVTMRRAMELALEDAGLQPSDIGYVNGHGTATEQGDIAETLATSALFGEHMPISSQKSFLGHTLGACGALESWFSIEMMNRDLYVHTFNLDEIDPHCGKLDYLRGEFRQMSNQYVMNNNFAFGGVNTSLIFRRWS, from the coding sequence ATGAAGCGCGTCGTCGTCACCGGCATGGCCGGCATCACCTCACTGGGCAGCGATTGGGACACCATCGCCGGCAACTTCGCGGCCAACCGTAGCGGTATCCGCCGCATGGACGAGTGGGATCGTTTTACCGAACTCAATACGCGCCTGGCCGGCCCTATCGATGACTTCAAGGTCCCGAGCCACTGGACCCGCAAGCAACTGCGCAGCATGGGTCGTGTTTCGCGCCTCGCTGTTGGTGCGGCAGAACAGGCACTGGCCGACGCAGGGCTGTTGGGTGACGAATCGATCAAGGATGGACGCATGGGTGTCGCCTGCGGTTCGTCCACCGGCAGCACCGACGAGATCAAGGCATTCGGCAACATGCTGCTCAACTCGGTGGCCGAAGGCCTGAACGCCAACTCCTACGTGCGGATGATGCCGCACACTACAGCGGCGAACATCAGCATCTTCTTCGGCCTCACCGGCCGGTTGATCCCGACCTCCAGTGCCTGCACCAGCGGCAGCCAGGGCATCGGCTACGCCTACGAGTCGATCAAGTTCGGTCGCCTGCCGCTGATGCTCGCCGGCGGCGCCGAAGAACTGTGCCCGACCGAAGCCATGGTCTTCGACGCGCTCTACGCCACCAGCCTGAAAAACGACGCGCCGCAAACCAGCCCACGTCCGTACGACAAGGGCCGCGATGGCCTGGTGATCGGCGAAGGCGGCGGCATGCTGGTGCTCGAAGAACTCGAACATGCCTTGGCTCGCGGTGCGCACATCCACGCCGAACTCGTCGGCTTCGGCAGCAACGCCGACGGCCAGCACACTACACGCCCAGAGCAGGTGACCATGCGCCGGGCGATGGAACTGGCGCTGGAAGATGCCGGTTTGCAGCCGTCGGACATTGGCTATGTGAACGGTCACGGCACCGCTACAGAACAGGGCGACATTGCCGAAACACTGGCAACCAGCGCGCTGTTCGGCGAGCACATGCCGATCAGTTCGCAGAAGAGCTTCCTCGGTCACACGTTGGGGGCCTGCGGTGCGCTGGAGTCGTGGTTCAGCATCGAAATGATGAACCGCGACCTGTACGTGCACACCTTCAACCTCGACGAGATCGACCCGCACTGCGGCAAGCTCGATTACCTGCGCGGCGAATTCCGGCAGATGAGCAACCAATACGTGATGAACAACAACTTTGCCTTCGGCGGCGTCAACACTTCGCTGATCTTCCGCCGCTGGTCGTAA